From Coffea arabica cultivar ET-39 chromosome 10e, Coffea Arabica ET-39 HiFi, whole genome shotgun sequence, one genomic window encodes:
- the LOC113712068 gene encoding carbon catabolite repressor protein 4 homolog 1 isoform X7 → MGLEWEVQVRFPSDTPVAGIELNPWVRVNYKGSYVSPPNYALQFAWYREFSTLPKCVEDYVAFQDHASRDSSMTIYGGGLNQEKHGLLNSEGLKIVDGEGKTWIQVGSSRTYTPSEDDINSSLRLVSVAIDDMGIKMSINVFVTTPVIRLPRPYPRHMIVFCSLRKLRNPKCIATPFKEESFRVLSYNILADLYTVSGAYTHCPNWALTWEYRRRNLLNEILSYDADILCLQEDNVALVVILEEKDNGRSQDAARSTICVANTHIHRGSDASDVRLFQVVNLIRGLEKIDSSGIPILICGDMNSLPGSDPHRFLINGEVGCFSEKFRDPLGIHKHLKLSHSMHLACAYAHLLDSNEVGQHQKGKMDYQAMEPLFTCFKPSLTGTLDYILYSKNRLKVDGLLKLLDYDSLEKRLLPSPLWSSDHVALMANFRVKRASRGVQYLSPPPDPWEQQNKQTDV, encoded by the exons ATGGGGTTGGAGTGGGAAGTGCAAGTCCGGTTCCCGTCGGACACACCTGTCGCCGGCATTGAGCTGAATCCATGGGTCCGTGTCAATTACAAAGGCTCTTACGTGTCCCCTCCCAACTATGCCCTCCAGTTTGCTTG GTACAGAGAGTTTTCTACTTTGCCTAAATGTGTCGAG GACTATGTAGCTTTCCAAGATCATGCTTCTAGAGATAGTAGTATGACTATATATGGTGGtggattgaatcaagaaaagcaTGGTTTGCTAAACTCTGAGGGTTTAAAAATTGTCGATGGAGAGGGGAAAACTTGGATTCAAGTAGGTTCTTCAAGAACCTATACACCTTCAGAGGATGATATTAACTCCAGCCTAAGGCTGGTCTCTGTTGCCATAGATGACATGGGCATCAAAATGTCGATTAATGTCTTTGTTACTACTCCTGTCATTAGATTACCTCGTCCGTATCCTCGCCATATGATCGTATTTTGCTCCCTcagaaaattgagaaatccCAAGTGTATTGCCACACCTTTCAAAGAAGAAAGTTTCAGGGTATTATCTTATAATATCCTAGCTGACCTATATACTGTAAGTGGTGCATATACTCACTGCCCTAACTGGGCACTTACATGGGAATATCGTCGGCGTAATTTGCTCAATGAGATCCTTTCTTATGATGCCGATATCCTTTGTCTTCAGGAG GACAATGTTGCACTTGTTGTGATACTGGAGGAAAAGGACAATGGACGTTCTCAGGATGCTGCTAGGTCTACAATTTGTGTG GCAAATACTCATATCCATCGTGGTTCGGATGCTTCTGACGTGAGACTATTCCAA GTTGTCAATCTCATCAGGGGACTTGAAAAGATTGATTCTTCAGGCATTCCTATTTTGATTTGCGGTGACATGAATTCTCTTCCTGGAAG CGATCCTCATCGCTTCCTCATAAATGGTGAAGTTGGATGTTTTAGTGAGAAATTCAGAGACCCTCTGGGAATACATAAACATCTGAAACTTAGCCACTCGATGCATCTG GCCTGCGCATATGCACATTTACTTGATTCAAATGAAGTTGGGCAACACCAGAAGGGAAAAATGGATTATCAAGCAATGGAGCCTCTTTTCACCTGCTTCAAACCAAGTTTAACTGGAACGTTGGACTATATTTTGTACTCAA AAAATAGGTTGAAGGTTGACGGGCTGTTGAAACTTCTTGATTATGATAGTTTGGAGAAGCGATTACTGCCTTCACCTCTATGGTCATCTGATCATGTTGCCCTCATGGCGAATTTCAGAGTCAAACGCGCCTCCAGGGGGGTACAGTATTTATCACCTCCTCCTGATCCGTGGgaacaacaaaacaaacaaactgACGTGTGA
- the LOC113712068 gene encoding carbon catabolite repressor protein 4 homolog 1 isoform X4, with product MGPCQLQRLLRVPSQLCPPVCLDYVAFQDHASRDSSMTIYGGGLNQEKHGLLNSEGLKIVDGEGKTWIQVGSSRTYTPSEDDINSSLRLVSVAIDDMGIKMSINVFVTTPVIRLPRPYPRHMIVFCSLRKLRNPKCIATPFKEESFRVLSYNILADLYTVSGAYTHCPNWALTWEYRRRNLLNEILSYDADILCLQEVQSDHFKNFFESEFAKVGYSAIYKRKTKEVYSANEYVIDGCATFFRHDRFKIVIKYEVEYDKMALPVIEVLEPDKRNDGLFRLMKDNVALVVILEEKDNGRSQDAARSTICVANTHIHRGSDASDVRLFQVVNLIRGLEKIDSSGIPILICGDMNSLPGSDPHRFLINGEVGCFSEKFRDPLGIHKHLKLSHSMHLACAYAHLLDSNEVGQHQKGKMDYQAMEPLFTCFKPSLTGTLDYILYSKNRLKVDGLLKLLDYDSLEKRLLPSPLWSSDHVALMANFRVKRASRGVQYLSPPPDPWEQQNKQTDV from the exons ATGGGTCCGTGTCAATTACAAAGGCTCTTACGTGTCCCCTCCCAACTATGCCCTCCAGTTTGCTTG GACTATGTAGCTTTCCAAGATCATGCTTCTAGAGATAGTAGTATGACTATATATGGTGGtggattgaatcaagaaaagcaTGGTTTGCTAAACTCTGAGGGTTTAAAAATTGTCGATGGAGAGGGGAAAACTTGGATTCAAGTAGGTTCTTCAAGAACCTATACACCTTCAGAGGATGATATTAACTCCAGCCTAAGGCTGGTCTCTGTTGCCATAGATGACATGGGCATCAAAATGTCGATTAATGTCTTTGTTACTACTCCTGTCATTAGATTACCTCGTCCGTATCCTCGCCATATGATCGTATTTTGCTCCCTcagaaaattgagaaatccCAAGTGTATTGCCACACCTTTCAAAGAAGAAAGTTTCAGGGTATTATCTTATAATATCCTAGCTGACCTATATACTGTAAGTGGTGCATATACTCACTGCCCTAACTGGGCACTTACATGGGAATATCGTCGGCGTAATTTGCTCAATGAGATCCTTTCTTATGATGCCGATATCCTTTGTCTTCAGGAG GTGCAGAGTGATCATTTTAAGAATTTCTTTGAATCTGAATTTGCAAAAGTGGGTTATTCAGCTATTTATAAGAGGAAAACCAAGGAG GTGTATAGTGCCAATGAATATGTAATTGATGGGTGTGCAACATTTTTCCGCCATGACCGCTTCAAGATAGTTATTAaatatgag GTAGAGTATGACAAAATGGCACTGCCTgtaattgaagttcttgaacctgaTAAAAGAAATGATGGTCTTTTTCGCCTTATGAAG GACAATGTTGCACTTGTTGTGATACTGGAGGAAAAGGACAATGGACGTTCTCAGGATGCTGCTAGGTCTACAATTTGTGTG GCAAATACTCATATCCATCGTGGTTCGGATGCTTCTGACGTGAGACTATTCCAA GTTGTCAATCTCATCAGGGGACTTGAAAAGATTGATTCTTCAGGCATTCCTATTTTGATTTGCGGTGACATGAATTCTCTTCCTGGAAG CGATCCTCATCGCTTCCTCATAAATGGTGAAGTTGGATGTTTTAGTGAGAAATTCAGAGACCCTCTGGGAATACATAAACATCTGAAACTTAGCCACTCGATGCATCTG GCCTGCGCATATGCACATTTACTTGATTCAAATGAAGTTGGGCAACACCAGAAGGGAAAAATGGATTATCAAGCAATGGAGCCTCTTTTCACCTGCTTCAAACCAAGTTTAACTGGAACGTTGGACTATATTTTGTACTCAA AAAATAGGTTGAAGGTTGACGGGCTGTTGAAACTTCTTGATTATGATAGTTTGGAGAAGCGATTACTGCCTTCACCTCTATGGTCATCTGATCATGTTGCCCTCATGGCGAATTTCAGAGTCAAACGCGCCTCCAGGGGGGTACAGTATTTATCACCTCCTCCTGATCCGTGGgaacaacaaaacaaacaaactgACGTGTGA